Proteins found in one Macrobrachium nipponense isolate FS-2020 chromosome 4, ASM1510439v2, whole genome shotgun sequence genomic segment:
- the LOC135211473 gene encoding uncharacterized protein LOC135211473 yields MDMLSEEIRNEELRELLYVDDPVITAEDEGDLQRRVGEWQESFERGGLKVIVNKIEVFVSSREDRNRIVMEERRGLIIKQAEMFKCIGSTLSQEGGCKVDSRTKAVKGEWRGVTVVSDKKLSIKRKVKIYSTVIGPVLKYGSEIWALRRKEEINLERT; encoded by the coding sequence ATGGAtatgttgagtgaagagatcaggaatgaggAGCTGCGGGAGCTGTTGTATGTCGATGATCcggtgattactgctgaagatGAGggggacctacagagaagggttggagagtggcaggagtctttcgagaggggtggcttaaaggtgattGTGAATAAAATAGAGGTTTTTGTGAGCAGCAGGGAAGACAGAAATAGAATAGTAATggaagaaagaagaggcttgattataaaacaggcagaaatgTTTAAATGcataggatctactttaagccaggaGGGAGGATGCAAGGTTGACAGTAGGACAAAAGCTGTGAAGGGGGAATGGAGAGGGGTAACAGTAGTAAGTGATAAGAAACTGTCAATCAAGcgaaaagtcaagatatatagcaCAGTGATAGGTCCAGTGTTAAAGTATGGATCAGAaatatgggctctaagaagaaaagaggaaataaatcttgagagaacatag